The genomic region CGGTGTTGCCGCTGGTCGGTTCGACGATGGTTGCGCCGGGTTTGAGTTTGCCTTGGCGCTCGGCGGTTTCGATCATGTTCAAGCAAATGCGGTCTTTGACCGAGCCGCCGGGATTGAACGATTCGAGTTTGGCCCAAACTTCCGCGCCGTTTTTGTCCGGGAGAACTCGCAGTTTCACGACGGGCGTGTTGCCGATTAGATCCAGGACGGATCGCGCACCATTCAAGCTAGCCACAAATTTTTCTCGTCTTTCCTGATGGGTGTGAGATTCGAATTGAAGACGATCAAATGCTATAGTTTCGTTCTGTTAATGTCAATAAAATCGTTCGATCCCATCTCGACCGTTTCCACTTCTAAGCGCGCTTGCGTGATTTTTCCCGGCGCGCTCGGCGACTTCGTCTGTTTCTTGCCGGCGCTGCACGCCTTGCGGCGCGATTGGGAAATTGATTTCTTCGCTCGAAGCGAGTTTGCCGACATCGTTCCATCAGGAGTATCGGTTCGCAGTTTGGAATGCGCCGAGATTAGCCGCCTATTCATCGACGACGCAGCGCCAGTTTCAGCACAGGCAAAATTTTTTGGCGACTACGCGGCGGTTTATTCATGGCTCGGCAGTCAACAGCCGGTGTTTGTCCGGCGCTTGCAAGCGGACTCTGCCGAGCGGGCTAAACTTTTTCCGTTTCGTCCATCGGCACTTATCGAACATCAAGCCGACTATTATTTGCGCTGTCTCGACTTGCCGTCCAGCCACGATTCTGTTCCCAGTATCGAGCTTCGCGCCGAGGCGATCGAGTGGTGCGATAATTTTCGCCGGCAACATTTGTTGGATCACCGGGCGGTTCTGGCGCTGGCACCGGGCAGCGGCGCGCGGGAGAAAAATTGGCCGGAACACTCGTTTCTCGCCGTGGCCGAGTGGTGGCGTGAAGCCACTGGCGGCGCGGTAGTCTTACTCGTGGGCCCTGTGGAATCCGAAAGAGGCGGCATCGACCGGCTCCGCCAGCAGTGTCTTGTCGCCGCCGATTTGAGTTTGGCGCAGCTTGCGGCGTTGATCAGCTGCAGCGACGCCTATCTCGGCAACGACAGCGGTGTGACCCATTTGGCCGCCGCTATTGGTGTGCCGACCTTCGCCCTGTTCGGTCCAAGCGATGGGCGCCAATGGGCGCCGCGCGGTAAACAGGTCGTCGTCATCAGCCGGGAAATCGCCTGTTCGCCATGCACGGATGCGCTGATGAAAAGTTGTCCGCACCATGCCTGTTTGACCGAACTTACCGCCGATCGCGCGATCGGCGCCATGAAACTAACGATAGCGCCCACGACCTTGACAAGGGTAGGGGCAGGGATTACAGTTTGAGCGAGATTTTCCAACGGATTTAGCTCGAAAAATTCTGTTCAGAAACGTAAGCGATAACCGGCGTCGCGTTCGAGTCAAAATAGTTTCGCATTCGTAAAAGGGTAACGCCTGGGGGGCGGCGGACGATTTGTTCCGGCGCGCGTCCGGGCGTTTTTTCTCGTCGGTTGGAGGATCGAGATGGCCAGCGAAGAGAAACAAGAAGGCAAAGGATTCACGGTTCAAGATCATCGGCGTTTCGCCCCGGAGACGGGAGCAGAGCGTCCGGAAGCTGCCAGTCAGCCCGAGGCCGCTGCTCAAACGGCTCAGCCGAATGACGCTCGGCCGGCCCAAGAAGCGCAACAAGAAGCGCTGCCGGAAATTAACTTTTCGACCTTCGTGATTAGCCTGAGCACTCAGGCGCTCATGCATCTCGGTGAAATCGCCAATCCGCTCAGCGGCAAAGTCGAGGCCGATGTGCCGGTGGCGAAACAGATGATCGATATTTTGGGCATGCTCAAGGACAAGACCGCTAGCAATTTAACCGCTAATGAAGACCGCTTGCTACAAGATATTCTCTACGATTTGCGCATGAGATATGTCGAAGCCGTGAAAAAACGCTAGTCGCTGCATAGGAGTTATCGTCGATGAGTTTGAAGAAAGTCTGGGATGGCAAAGTGAGTTTGAAGAGCGTGAGTCTGGTGGCGGTGGTCTCTTTGATGATCGGTCTCGGCATTAGCGGCAGCTTGGATTGGCTGTCGCCGAGCCGCGCGGTCAATTTTATGGGCGATGCCGGCAACGGCGATTCGCGGCTGTCCGGCGGTTTGCCGGATTTCGTCAGTCTCGCCAAAAAACTCAAGCCCGTGGTGGTCAACATTTCGACCACGCAAGCGAGCGAAGGGCGCGGCGGCTCCCAGGAATTCTCCAATCCCTTCGGCGGCGGCGAGGAAGATCATTTCAACGATTTTTGGAAACGTTTCTTCGGCGGACCGGAGCGGCGCGGTCCCCAGCAACGTCAACAACGGAGCCTCGGCTCGGGTTTTATCATCGACTCCGACGGCTCGATCTTGACCAACAATCACGTCGTCGAGAACGCCAGTAAGATCGTCGTCAAGTTGGCGGGTGACGAACAGGACTACGAAGCCAAAGTCATCGGCCGGGATGCCAAGACTGACATCGCGGTGATCAAAATCAACGTCAAGACCAATCTGGTCGCCGCCAACTTGGGTGACTCGGAGCGGCTCGAAGTCGGCGAATGGGTGATGGCGATCGGTAATCCCTTCGGCTTGGATGGCACCGTAACTTCGGGCATCGTCAGCGCCAAAGGGCGCCACAACATCACCCAGGGACCCTATGACAATTTCATTCAGACCGATGCTTCGATCAATCCCGGCAACTCCGGTGGGCCGCTGATCAATTTGCGCGGCGAAGTGATCGGCATCAACACGGCGATCGTCAGCCGCTCTGGCGGCAACATTGGCATCGGCTTCGCGATCCCGATCAATCTAGTCAAAGAGCTGCTGCCGCAGCTGCGCGGCAAAGGCAAGGTTACTCGAGGCTACCTCGGCGTGTTGATCCAAAAAGTAACTCCGGAAATCGCCGAAAGCCTGGGCATGGAAAAAGGCTACGGCGCTTTGGTCGCCAACGTGGCGAAGGATGGGCCGGCGGAAAAGGCCGGCGTCAAAGTCGGCGATGTGATCGTGGAGTTCGACGGCAATCCGGTTAAAGATTCCGGCGATCTGCCGATCATCGTCGCACGCACGGCGGTGGAGAAAAAGGCGCGCATGAAAGTGCTGCGCGACAAAAAAGAAATCGTTCTCAACGTCGCGGTCGGTGAACTTAAGGACGAAGAGGTGGTCGCCGCGGTGCCGGAAAAAGGCGAGCTCGGTCTCACCGTACAGCGCTTGACGCCGCAAATGGCGGAGAGCTTAGGCTTGGAAAAATCCGATGGCGTGGTGGTCTCAGCGATCGAACCGGGCAGCGCCGCCGAGGAATCCGGCATTCGCCGCGGTGACGTGATCTTGGAAGTCGACCGCAAAGCGGTACGCACTCTCGATGAATACAAGAAAGCGGTCGCCGGCGTTCGCAAGGGGCCGAGCGTTTTGTTCTTGGTGCGGCGCGGCGAAAGCACGCTGTTCCTCGCCGTTAAGC from Deltaproteobacteria bacterium harbors:
- a CDS encoding glycosyltransferase family 9 protein; this encodes MGVRFELKTIKCYSFVLLMSIKSFDPISTVSTSKRACVIFPGALGDFVCFLPALHALRRDWEIDFFARSEFADIVPSGVSVRSLECAEISRLFIDDAAPVSAQAKFFGDYAAVYSWLGSQQPVFVRRLQADSAERAKLFPFRPSALIEHQADYYLRCLDLPSSHDSVPSIELRAEAIEWCDNFRRQHLLDHRAVLALAPGSGAREKNWPEHSFLAVAEWWREATGGAVVLLVGPVESERGGIDRLRQQCLVAADLSLAQLAALISCSDAYLGNDSGVTHLAAAIGVPTFALFGPSDGRQWAPRGKQVVVISREIACSPCTDALMKSCPHHACLTELTADRAIGAMKLTIAPTTLTRVGAGITV
- a CDS encoding DUF1844 domain-containing protein is translated as MASEEKQEGKGFTVQDHRRFAPETGAERPEAASQPEAAAQTAQPNDARPAQEAQQEALPEINFSTFVISLSTQALMHLGEIANPLSGKVEADVPVAKQMIDILGMLKDKTASNLTANEDRLLQDILYDLRMRYVEAVKKR
- a CDS encoding DegQ family serine endoprotease; this encodes MSLKKVWDGKVSLKSVSLVAVVSLMIGLGISGSLDWLSPSRAVNFMGDAGNGDSRLSGGLPDFVSLAKKLKPVVVNISTTQASEGRGGSQEFSNPFGGGEEDHFNDFWKRFFGGPERRGPQQRQQRSLGSGFIIDSDGSILTNNHVVENASKIVVKLAGDEQDYEAKVIGRDAKTDIAVIKINVKTNLVAANLGDSERLEVGEWVMAIGNPFGLDGTVTSGIVSAKGRHNITQGPYDNFIQTDASINPGNSGGPLINLRGEVIGINTAIVSRSGGNIGIGFAIPINLVKELLPQLRGKGKVTRGYLGVLIQKVTPEIAESLGMEKGYGALVANVAKDGPAEKAGVKVGDVIVEFDGNPVKDSGDLPIIVARTAVEKKARMKVLRDKKEIVLNVAVGELKDEEVVAAVPEKGELGLTVQRLTPQMAESLGLEKSDGVVVSAIEPGSAAEESGIRRGDVILEVDRKAVRTLDEYKKAVAGVRKGPSVLFLVRRGESTLFLAVKPRR